The Acidobacteriota bacterium region TTCGATCCGACCGGCGCGTTCAAAATCTGAGATCACAAATACAAATTCCCGCTCACGCCGACCACGGAGTCGGTTTTCTAACCCAACGGTGAGCTTTCAGCGTTTCGAGCAGATCCGGAGAAAGCGGGCCTTTGTCGCTTGCGCCGCAATTGGCTTCGACGTTCTTGATCTGGCGCATTCCCGGGATGATCGTCGAGACGGCCGGCTGACTCAAAATGTGTCGCAGCGCCATTTCCGGCATCGTCATATCTGCCGGGATCAGTGGCCGCAGGGCTTCTGCGCGATCGACGCTCGCGTTCAGGTTTTCAGGATTGAAATAGTTGCTCCGCCAGTCGCTTTCAGGGAATTTCGTGTCCTTCGTCAGCGTTCCGGTCAACGTGCCTTCATCGAACGGGACGCGCGCGATGACGGCGACGTCGTGCTCGATGCAGGCCGGAAAGAGTTCGTCCTCGGGGTTCTGATCGAAAATGTTGTAGATCACCTGAACGGAGTCGATGCGGCCGCTCCTGACGGCGCGGATGCCGTTCCACGGTTCCCAGCGGTTGATCGAGATTCCGCAGCCGCCGATCAGGTCTTGGCGTTTCAGCGAATCGAGCGCGTTCGCCCAGCGGTCGTCGTCCGTCCAATCGTCGTTCCAGGTGTGAAGCTGAAGCAGATCGAACCGCTCGAGCCCCGAGTTTTCGAGACTCTTATGCAAGTATTCCTCGATGTGATCCGGCGGATACGATTCGTCGAGCGTGTATTCCGTTTCAGCCGGCCAGCGCATATTCTTCGGCGGGACCTTCGTCGCGGTATAGAGTTTCTTGTCGGGAAAATCTCTCACCAAACGACCGAGCAAATTCTCGCTCCGCCCTGCACCGTACGCGTTCGCGGTGTCGAAGAAGTTGCAGCCAAGCTCGACGGCGCGGCTCAGCGCCGCAAGCGACGCGTCATCGTCCGACCCCGTCCAGCCGCCCATTCCCCACATCCCGTAGCCGATCTCCGAAACCTGCCAGCCGGTTCGTCCGAATTTCCTGTATTGCATTGATAGATTTTCAGCAAAGACGCACGAATTTGCAACGAATGGAAACGCATCTCGGGATTAACCGGGCTTGGCGCCGGCATTCGCGACAATATAAAGGCGCGTTTTGACGCGAACGCGGCAACGGAGGGTTTAAGCCGGGCGTTGCGGCCGTGGAGTTGGAACCCGATCAACTCGCTTTTTTGGAGTTGGCGGATTATGCGGACGCCACTCTTCGGTCCTTTGCGAATGCTCGCGATTCGAACTATAGTCACCGTAAATTCAAATCAAAAGGAGTTTCCTGATGAAATCACTTATCGCCGCATTGCTCGTTCTTCTCGCGTCTTTTGCAGCTGTTGTCGCGCAGGACAAAGACGTCGTCACGACGCGCGAGATGGACCGCATTAACTGGATGGAATTCAAGGAAGCCGTTCCGACGAAGATCGACACCGTTCTGCTCGCGACCGGGACGCTCGAACCGCACGGCGTGATCAATAACGGCGCTGACAATACGGCTCCGACGGCGATGGCCAAAACGATCGCGCGGCGCGTCAACGCGATGATCGCGCCAACGCTGCCGTATGGAATCACGGGTTCGATGGAGGCTTATCCGGGTGCGTTTCAGATCACCGAAGCCGCCTACCGGCCGTTCGTCAAACAGATCCTCGAAGGGCTCGCAAAGAACGGATTCAAGAACATCATCATTCTTAACGGCCACGGCGGCGGGCAAACGGCCGTGCTGCAGTCGGTCGCGGCCGAGGTCGCAACCGAGAAGAAGGTCCGCACTTTGGTGATCAACTGGTGGTCGTTCGCGGCGGATGAAACGAAAGAGGTCTTCGGCGAGGACGGCGGGCACGCCGGTTGGAACGAAACCGCGTTCATCCAGGCGATCGATCCGACGCTCGTCGACAAAGATCGTTACAAACCCGAACTCGCGACGCCGTATCCGGCGCCCGGAACCTGGTCGGCGGTGCCGTTCCCGTCGTCGATCGGGCTCTATCAGAAAGGACAGGGCTACCCGCAGTTCGACCAGAAGAAAGCCGACGAATACTACAAAAAAGTGACCGACAAGGTCGCGAATCTGATCAACGAGATCGTCAGGAAATGGAACCGGATTTGATTTGCGATTTGCGATTTTGGATTTGCGATTTTGAATCAAATGTTGTCATAAACGCCGTCTCTGCTCCATCCGGCCGATCTGTGTTCATCTGTGGCAGAAACACGATTTGCTTCCCGAGTTGGGATTCAGGCGTCGTGCGGCTGCGGTTGCCCGCCCGCTCACGCAGGCGGTACTGACTCGCTGATCCCGAGTTGCGATTCAGGCGTCGTGCGGCCGCGGTTGCCCGCCCGCTCACGCAGGCGGTACTGACTCGCTGATCGATGATTGGATTGCAACCGACGGCATTCGGTCGCACTAAAAGTAGGAAAATCGGTCCGCGACGTTGAAGCCGCGGACCGATCCCGGGGGGAAGACGGGGTGAGAGTGAGGGAAACTCAGGCAGAAGCGGGAAGCGCTTCCGGGAACGTGAAATTCATCTTGCGAAACACGTTGCGGGTCGTTTTGACATCCCGCATACAGTATTCGTAGATCTCGCGATGACGTCCGGCCTGCCAGTTCTCAAAGATGTTCGAACCACCGACATCGCCGTCTTTCGGTGAAGGCAGACCAAGCGCGAAGGCAAGTTTCCCGAGACTCGTCCAACCGCGGCTCGCCCAGCAGTCCCAGACGCGCATCGTGTCGTAGATCGGCCGATTGCGATAGCGCGCGAGGTTGAAATTGACTGTCGGCCGCACTCCGTTGACGATCGACCGTTTGACGATGAACGGGAGATCGAACTCGAAGATGTTGTGGCCGACCAGAAGATCTCTCGAAACATCGAAATCCGCGAGCATCTGCCAGAATCCGGAAAGCGTCGAACGCTCGTCGGCGGCGAGAATGCCCTCTTCTTCGTTCCAACCGAAACACCCGTAACCGAGCGGACGACCGTCGGAAAACTCTGTCACATAGCCGATGCATAAAAGTCGTCCGAAATTGCCGTCGAGCGAAGTCTTGCTCCTCTCTTCCTCGTTCGACCAAAACGGCGATTCGGCATCCGCGGCCGGAATCGTTTCGCAGTCGAAGGTAGTTATTCGTTGTGTCATTGCATTCCTCAGATAGCTTGCACAGGCATATGCAGCCCGGCGTTGGTGTTCTTCAATTCGACGACGACGAAATCCGTCAGAACGATGTCGCGGCGGACAACGACGTGGTCGGGAAGCGTTCTCACGAGCATTCCGAGGGCCGATGCTTTGACGTCATATGCGATACGCCGACTGCGTCCGCGGACAGTTTTTGCGATACGGTTCGCCTGCCGCGCCTTGGCCATCAAGCGCTCCGAATGGCATTTTTCAAAACCTTTGATTACTTCACTGAATGTTTTTCTTGTTTGTTTCACTGCGGTTTCCTCCTCTCGTGAAGAAGAAATGGACGGCAAACGTGAGAACCGGAAAGTGGCGGCTCGTTTTTTTGAAACCGCAGATGGTACCGACCTGTCTTGGTGGAATTTGCGTGAAGAACCGGCTTGCCATTCGCCAATCGGGCATCTTCCCTCGCGGAGACCGGAAATAGCGCAACGTCAGGGTGGTCGGCGCCAAGACAGGTCAGTACCATCTGCGGTAGCGGATGGTTGGCCGCGGCTGTCTGCGGCCGCAGCGGTCCGCGCGGCTTCAAGTTCGTATGCCGATCGTCAACCATCCGCTACCGCAGATGGTACTGACCTGTCGTTTCGGACTTTTCGTGAAGAACCGACTTGCCCTTCGCCGATTAGGAATCTTCCCGAGCGGAGAACGGACACAATATCAGGGTGGTCGGGTGAGGCCTACTCCCCTGCCGGACAGATGAAATAGTGCGGGCAATTGGGACAATTCTCGTCTTTCGATGTTACAGGGAACTCGCGGTTGTTGATACCGGCGATGGCGTCGGCGTAGCGGTTGAGCGCGTTTTCGCGAAACTTCGCGGTGATTGGCACATCAACCGACTCATCGCTCATCAGGTATGTTTTGCGAACGACGACGAACCTGCCCGGATTTGCCTTTTCAACCGCTTCAAGCAGCAGAGCGTCGACATCCTCTTCGATTCTTGAAGGTTTCTTTCCGGTTTTCATCCGATCGACGAAGACCTTTCCGTCCTCTTCCGTGATGCCGTCTGCGCTTACGTTGACCGCGCATCCGGCGATGTTCACGGTAAAGCTCACCTCGGCGCCTTCCCCCGCTCCGACGCGAGGGGGGCGTGCGAGGATCTCAGCCGCGATTTCGAGAAAGAACGGCGAATAGGCGTGATCACCGATCCCGGATTCAAGCCATTTGCGTTCAAATCGCTCGAAAGCCGCGTCCTCCGGGGCGCCTGAATCATCGCAAACCTCTTTTAACACCTCACGAAGGAGATTATGGAACGATCTGTAAACCGAGTCCTCGTCCCGCGATTTCAAACGCCGATCGTTCGTATAGTAGAACTCGCGCGGGCAGCGATTGTAGCGGTCCAACTCGGCGGCGTAGAAGGAGCTGCGGCGGAGGCTGTCTGCGGTCGACATCGGCCGTTCATCGGAGTTCCGCGCGTCGACGATCCGCGCCGCCGGCAGAAACCCTTCAAGCGCCGTCAAGTGTCTTGACTCGTTGCTCGAGGTTTTTCCGTATGACCTCGATCTCGAGAGATGAAGCCCGTCGCGCGCACGCGACATCGCGACGAAGAACAGACATTCTTCTTCTTCATCGTGAAAGTCGCCACCGTTCGGGATCATTCCGTCGGGTACTGAACAACGCGCGCCGCGCCGGCTCGAAGGGAACCTTCCGGCTCCGAGATACGGCAGGAATACGGTATTGAATTCGAGCCCTTTCGCCGCGTGAACCGTCAGCATCCGTACCGCGTTCAGACCGGCGGCCGCTTCCGGAATCTGCGCCAGGTCCTTGTCCTCCTTGAACCAGGCGAGACGCCGAACGTAGCGCAGAAACGCGCGGATGCCTTCGGGACCGTGTTCCTCGAATCGGCCTTCCATCCCGCGTGCGAAATTCGCGAACTGAAAGATCGCCAGCCGCGCCGTCATCCTGGCAACGTCGTCGGACTCAAGAAACCGTTCGAGAAAACGCGATTCGGCGAAAAGGTATGCGGCAAGAAAACTCCACGCCGTTTCAGTGCCGCCCAGCTTTTCGAGCTGCGCCCTCAAAAGGTGCCAGCCGCCGATTCCGCGCCGCGAGATCTCAGAATCGTAAGCCTCGTCGGTCAAGACTTCCGCAAAGCCGTTGGCGCGCGTTCGCGATTCTTCAAGAATTCGCCGAACGTCCGCTTCCGGTATCGCGTATTCCGGCAAAAGGGCGACGCGGACGAGCGAGTGGCCGCTTTTGGAAATTGAAAGATCCAGCAGCGAAAGCAGATCGCGTACTTCTTCGCGTTCGAAAACATCCCCGAGGTAGAACACCGGGATGCCGCGTTCCGAGAGTTTGTCCGACAAGGCAACGAGCTGTTTATGCGTCCGGCAAATCACGGCGTGGTCGCTGAATTCCGAGTCGCCAGCCTCATTGTCCCGGATCGTCGCGGCGATTGCGTCGGCCTCTTCCTCGATGGTCGGCGAAACGGTCAGAGTTACCGCCGGCGCGGAAGTCCCACGGTTTGCACTCCAGTCGTGAAAGACGCCGGCACCGGCCTTCATTTGACCGGCAAAACGCGAGAAGAGGGAGACTATATCCGGCACGGACCGATAGTTCGTTTCAAGAGCCAGCGTCCGTGAGTTCGGGAAATCGGCGGCGAACTGCCCGATATTAAGTGGTGACGCTCCGCGCCAGCGGTAGATCGACTGGCGGATGTCGCCGACCGCCCAGAGCCCGCGGCCATCTCCGGAGATCTCCTTGAGCAAAATCCCCGAGGCGCGGTTGATATCCTGAAATTCGTCGACGAGTATCGCGTCGTAACTCCCGGCGACCGCGGCCCGGACGGATTGATCCCGTTCGAGCAGCGTCACCGCCCGAAAGATCAGGTCGCCGAAATCAAGCAGCTTTTCACGCTCAAGGTAGTTCTGGTAATAGCTGTAAACCCTGGCCGCTTCGACGACCTTTTCGGCCTTCACGATCGCTTTTTCGTCGCCGCCTTCGCGAGTCCGTTCGAGCATTTCATCGGCCAGCTTCGCAAACATCTCCGGCGGGCAGAGTTCGTCCTTGGCGCGCGAAATGACGCCAAGTATGTCCGGGAGATTACGCGTCGGTTCGTGCAGCGAGCGGAAATGTTCGAGACCCAAAGAAGCGAGGTTCTTCTCAAGATAGAGGAGGGCTTCGATCTTGTCGATGATCTTCGAATGCGGTTCGAGGCCGGCGCGCTGCCAGTATTTTCTGAGCAGGTTCAGCCCGAAGGCGTGGAACGTCATCATATCGATCGAGGTTGCCTCAAGCGGGTGACGTTCGGCGACACGGTCACGCATTTCCTCCGCCGCCTTGTTCGAGAATGTGAGCGCGAGAATTCGTCCGGGGCTGACGCCGCGGCCGATCAGAAAAGATATGCGACCGGCGAGAGTCTGGGTTTTGCCCGTTCCCGGGCCGGCGCTGACGAGCAGCGGACACGCCGTCGATTCTGCCGCCGACTTTTGACTGTCGTCAGGCTTCCGTTCTGACCGTGGTTGCGTTTCAAGCTGCCCCGGCGGTATGAGGAGCGCCCGCATAAGCTGGCCGGCAACGGTCTCGATCGGGACTCTCAGTTTTTCGGCGATCGCCCGCGCATCGGTCGTGTCAAACGCGCGGCGAAGCGATTCGCAGGTAAGCAGAAACTCGATCGCGAACAAATTCGCCTCGCGCTCCAATCGCTCGCCCGCGCCGTAGCCGACCGCCTTCTCAGCCCCGGAATCGCAGTCTTCGCTTGCTTTGGTTTCGTCGATCTCCGTTGCCGAGCAGCTGATCCGGTGGCCGTGCAGCCGTGCGTGCCCGATCTCGTGCGCGACGCAGTACGATCGATACCATCCCTTCAGATCGTTATTGATGAAGATCACGTCGTCTTCGAGTACGGCTTGCGCGCCGCGCAGATTTGCCGATTCGGGATGTTCGGGGATCAGGCAGAGTCCGAGATGCTCGACCGCCGCGGCGCAGATCGCTTCCGGCGCGGCCAGCTCGTCAGGCATTATGCCGGCGGCGATCTCGTGTCTCAGCTGCGAGGCATTTTCACGGATCTTTTCCCAATGCGTCATTTTATTCCTAGGCTTTAATCGAGGCTGAGGAGCTCTTTCTTTTGTTCCGGCGTTAAGATCTGATCTTCCCGAACCGCGTCCGAAAAGCTCCTGGCCGTTGCCTCTTCCGGCATAAGCGCCGCCTTGTAACTGGCCCGCGGGACCGGTTCTGGCCCGCGAGCGAGGAATGCGGCGACGGATTCTTCACCGGTTCCGAGAATCCTCGAGATGCGGCCGATGATCGCTTTAGGAATCGTCGCGAATTCGAGACGCCGCTTCTCAAGGTACATCAACAAAGACGTGCTGAGTCCGAGCGCGGCGGCGAATTTCGGCTTATTGAGTCCCTTCGCCTCAGCCAGCCGGGTCAGGCTGTCAATGGAATTTCTCGCCGGCGCACCCCGCAACCGCCGGGCGGCAAGTTCGCGGAGCCGTAGCTCTTCATCGGCCGAAAGGTCCTCCTCGGGAAGATGGCGAACGATCGCCCGCGCGGCGGCGAAATCGGCCAACTCGGCCGCAAAATCGGGATAATTCGCGATCCACTCCCGCAAGATTCGATTGTCATTGCCTGCCGGGGTCGCGGCCGCATAGCCTTCGAGGACATCGGTGAGCGAAATGTCTTGTCTCTTCATCATCGTGTTTCCCCCCGATAATCGCTGAGGATCTTCTCCGGTTTCATAAGCCAGTTCCGGATCGTCCTCGAACTGACACCGAAATATCCGCTGATCGTCGCGACCGACGGGCTATTGCTTTCGATCTGCCAGCCGTCAAGATAATAGAGGACCGCGGCGTGCAGGATTTGCGGCGGCAGTTTCCCGATCGCTTCCCGGAGGCTAAGCTTACGGTCGATCGCCAGTTCGCCTGAGCGGAAAAGGTTTTCAAAAGCGGTCTCATTTTCTTCGTCTTCAGGCGGTGCAACAAACAGCTTATCCCTCTCGATGTGTCTGAGGAACACGCGCTTTTCGGTCTCGGCGGCCATTACCACGAAGTCGCCGAAATTTACCTCGGCGTAATCGGCGGAATCGCCGCCGAACAACTTTCCGAGCATCGCCGTCGCGATCTTTTGAGCGAAGTCCTCAAAATCCGACGGATTTGTCTGAAAAAGGTATTTGAATCTGCCGAGAAGTCTGTGCATTCTCAGATCCAGCTCGAGGTAAAGGTCATTGGTCAAATCATCGTCGCCGGCGGAGTGAGCCTCGCGGATGAAGTAGACGAGCGTCTCGTCAAAAATGTAGCCTTCACAATCCCTGTCCCGAATATCGAGCGCCCGGAGGACAACGGCGCGGTCAAGCGGCAGCAAATCGTTTAACTGCCGTTCTACCTCGGCGCGCCGGTGATAGACCTCGCCGGTGTCCTGTTTTCGTTTTGTCAACGGCCGCAGCCTGCTCGGATCGTTCTCACCAGGGGTCACTCAAACTCTCCTCAAGAATGAAATGGGATGAAAGTCTCGGAATCGGAAACGATTATAGGATTTTCCCCGATTCGAGACAAACTCGATTCAACAGCGGAGCAAGCACGATTTCGGAAGCCACCGAAGAAAAACTGGAATCTAACGCATTGTTTCTGTAAAGTGAAAAGCCTTATGGCGGCAAACAGAAATTTCGAAGAAATCTACAAAGCCGCCGAGTACGTCGTTGAAGACGGCAAGCGGCGCTTTGTCATCCGCGTCGGCGAAACGAGCGGTGAACTTGACGCGCTGCTCGGGGAATACCAATGCGAAACCTGGGCTTTTATCTCTGCGCATAATCCGCGCTCGGAAGAACTCACACCCGAAGAGAACGAGGCGCGTCATATTGATTTCATTTCATATCTCAACGACCACGAGTATCGGAACTTTGCCGGTTACGGGCAATCTCCGGATGGTCTGTGGACACCCGAAACGAGTGCTCTTGTCGTCAACATCGCGAGGACCGAAGCGATCGGGATCGGAACCTTGTTCGACCAAAGCGCGATTCTCATCGGGCGCAAGGGATTTTCGCCCGAACTCGTCTGGTGCGATCAGGGCCTTTCCGAGTGAACGCACAAAACGACGCGGCCGGCGATCATTCCAGAATCGCCGGCCGCGTAGATCTCGGGTTGGTTCCGAGTCAATGCGCGATCTTCGCCGAAATTTCGTCCATCTTGTCGAGTACAGCGTGCTCGACATTGATCGGCATCGCGGCCAATGCCGCGGCACCGACATTGATCTTATCCTTGACGGCAACGTACGCGTCGCCGGCTTTCAACTTGGCGTCTTCATAAGCGGTTTGAGCCGTTTCGCTCAGATCCGCCGCGAATTCGCCGGTTTTATCGATCCCGGTCCGCGCCGCGTTGGCGATGTCTGCGCGAAACGCTTCGCCCGCCTTGGGCGCAAACAGCAGAGCAAGAATCGCCCCTATCCCGCCGCCGATCAGCAAGTAAGACAGGTTTCTTCCAAAATTTGATTTTTCTTCATTCATAATTTTTTCCTCGTTCTGATTCAATTCTAGGACTTCGCATCCGGAACGTCTGTATGGCACCGCACACAGAGACCTCGGGCGACTTTCAACTTTCATCTATCAACTTTCAACTTGTCAATGCCTGAATAGTGTTGACCGTTTTTTGAGTTTGCTAGAAAACATTTGTTTGCTTTTTCGTCAAAATATCGGATACCTTCGTTTCGGAGATCGAAACGGAAGTGAGCAATGCTGGAGAGCAACTCACCAGGGATAGACCTCCGGGTGACGAAGTAGTTTGTCGCGGAGCCGGGCATTTATTGTCCGGCTATTCTTCAATTACTTTTGACCCTCCATGCCTAAGAAAACTCGTTCCTCTGCCTTTCGAATGCATCGGGGCTTAAGGAGTTCAATGCCGTATGCGGCTTGTAATTGTTGTACATATTGACCGCCTTTTCAGTCATCTGCCTTAGCTGGGATAAATTCTCCGGCCCGTAGAATCTGACGTAACTGTTTTAATAGTTCCGTTTACGCGTTCGGCATTCGGATTCTCATAGACACTCGTGCCCATGCTGTTTTTCATATTACAGGCTTGGGTCAGTTTCACGAATTCCTTGCAGTAATACTGGCCGCCGCCGTCCGAATGAAATATCAGACCAGGTGCGGGCCGGCGACCCGATCGCCTCCGTATTGCCGGCAGCGTGGGTGTTCGGTCATCAGGTTGTCCGAGACCGCATAGCCCACGATCCGTCTTGAGAAGAGGTCCATAATGAAGGTCAGGTAATAGAACCTTTCGCCTATTCTGTGTGGTTTGTCGCTGACCCAAACCTGGTTTACACCCGTCAACTCGAATCCGGCAATCAAATTGTCAAATCGCGTCACCGGCGAATCCGTCGTGCGGTGATATGCCCTTTCCGCTCGATCTTGAACCCGTGCGAAAAGCAAAACTGCTCGAACCGGTCTCTGCCAAACTGCATCGGCCTTATCATCCCGTACATGACGCGCGACGACATTTGCGGATGATCGCGCCGTATCTCGGCGATCACCGGCAGAAGCTGCTCCTGCTCTTCCAACATCCTGAGATGACGTTCCGTATGCTGGTGAAACGCCTGCTTGCTGATACCCATTGCCCGATACAGCTGATTCATTTTGTGCCCGTGCCTTCCCGGTTCGACCAGAACCACCGGAGGGCTTTGAAGTACATTTTTTTAATATCAATGCCGTACTCTTCCTCCGCCAGATCGATCATCTTGTCAAAGAAATCGATCTGTATCTGCTCGCCCGACAGCCTGCTCCAGCTCTTTCACCTTTTCCTTCAACGCCTTGATCTTTCTCGTGTCGCTCAGACTCTCCAGCACAAGCCGCTCCTGTTTTTCTCATACGTGAATACTGACGCATCCATGCATATATTGCAGACCGGGAAACCTGATATTCCGGCTCACCTCACTGACCGACGTGACGCAACGCTCGATCTCACCCACTTTCTTTCGCCTGAACTCTTCACTGAAAGTCCTGTTGCGTCGTTCCTTGACCGTCAGCTTTTCATATTCACTTAAATTTGCCATAGTTGTTCGCTCCTTGAGTTGAAATTAAACTCAAAAAACGGTCAACCTATTTCAGGCAAGGACAACTATTCCGAAAACCGATCAACTGAACCGTTGCGAGTGTCGAGTTCGGTTTATCAGGAATAGTTTGGATCGGGGTTCAGGCGACTTTCAACTTTCAAATATTCCGAAAACCGATCAAATCCGACCGTCGCTTCGTGTGGAATTGATCGGGATATCGCCAACTATTCCGAAATTCCATCAACGCTGCCGAGGACGATCTCGACCGCGTGGTCAGCGCCGTCTTCGATCAGCCGGATCTCGTTCAACGGCAGTGATTTCCCATCGAACGAGATTTCGCGAACGCCGCGGCAGATGCCGGTCGGATTCTTGACCCGGATCCGGAAAAGCGTTTTGCCGCGGCGGTAGTCGATCTCAAACTCGCGCCAGTTGCGCGGAATGCACGGGTCGATCGTCAACACGTCGCCGTTCAAATGAAAACCGAGCATTGATTCGAGCGCCGCGCGGTACATCCATCCGGCCGATCCCGTGTACCAGGTCCAACCGCCGCGTCCGACGTGCGACCTTTCGCCGTAAACATCGCCGGCGGCGACGTACGGTTCGACTTTGTATTTGTGAAGCCCGGCGCGGGTCGAAGCGTGGTTTATAGGATTCAGCAGCGTGAAAAGCTCACCGGCCTTGTCGCCGTCGCCGAGTTTCGCAAACGCCATCAGCGTCCAGATCGCGGCGTGCGTGTATTGACCGCCGTTTTCGCGGACGCCCGGAATATAGCCTTTGATGTAACCCGGTTCGAGCGCGCTTTTGTCGAACGGCGGCGTGAACAAAAGGACGATACCGTCGCCGCGGCGGATCAGATATTCGTCCACCGATGCCATCGCGCGCGACGCCAGCTGCGGATTTGCCGCATCCGAGAGGACGCTCCACGACTGCGCGATCGAATCGATCTTGCATTCCTCGTTCGCGGCCGACCCGAGCGGCGTTCCGTCGTCAAAATACGCCCGCCGAAACCAGCTTCCGTCCCACGCATTCTCCTCCAGCGCCAACTTCAGTTTCTCGATATGTTCGCGATATTTCTGTTCTCGCTTCTTCGGTCCGCGGCCGTTGCAGAATGGCGCGAAGTCGGCGAGCGTGTTGATCAAAAACCAGCCGAGCCAGACGCTTTCGCCCTTTCCGAGGTTTCCGACCCTGCTCATTCCGTCGTTCCAATCGCCGGAGCCCATTAACGGCAAGCCGTGCTCGCCGACCGCCAGACTGCGGTCGATGGCGCGCGCGCAGTGTTCGAAAATGTCGCCGGTTTCGCTGGAAATCTCTGGCTGAGAGTAGGAATCATCCGCGCCGGCGACGAGCGGCGGAGCCTTAATGAAAGGCACGACCTCATCGAGGATCGTTCGGTCGCCGGTTGTTTTGACATAGAAACTCGTGACGAACGGCAACCACAGAAGATCATCGGAAAATCGAGTCCGCACGCCGCGGCCCGTCGGCGGATGCCACCAATGCTGGACGTCACCTTCGGGAAATTGATGCGCGGCGGCGAGGAGAATCTGTTCACGCGCGATTCGCGGCTTCGTGTACACGAGCGACATCACGTCCTGCAGCTGGTCGCGAAAACCGACGGCGCCGCCCGATTGATAGAACGCGCTTCTGGCCCAGATCCGGCACGTCAGCGTCTGATACAGAAGCCAGCGGTTGACCAGCGTGTCGAGCGCCCTGTCCGGCGTTCTGACCTCGATCGCGCCGAGCGTTTCGTCCCAGAACCGAAGAACGTCGTCGAGTGATTCCTCGACGTTCGACGGCTGCCTGAATCGGGCGATCATCGCTTCAGCCGCGGTTCGCGATTCCGCATCGCCGATAAGAAAAATGATTTCCCGTGTTTCGCCGGGATCAAGATCGATGACGGTTTGCAGTGCGGCGCACGGATCGAGTCCGGCGCCGCTGCGGTCCGATAGTTTTTCGCGCCGAAGCGCCGATGGGTTTTTCACGCTTCCGTTTCGGCCCAGGAATTCCTTGCGGTCGCACGTCAGGGAGGAGATGGCGCTGTCCGAGGCAACGAATGCAACGCGACCCGCAAACTCGTTGTTGAAAGGGTTGCGGGCGAATATCGCGGACGCTTCGACATCCGCTTCGGTGACGACGAACGGCACGGACTTGCCGCGGCTGAAGCCGAGAACGAGTTCGCAATAACTCGTTACAGACAATTTCCGCGGGTAATCGGTCTGATTCTTCAAACGGAGCCGGGTGATCTTGACCGATGCGTCGTGCGGCGCGAAAAGGTGCAAATGTTGCTCGATGCCGTGGCTAATGTGTTCGAAGACGGTGTAACCCTGACCGTGCCTGATGGTGTAGGATTCCGCCTCGCGAATCGGCAGAGGCGTCGGTGTCCAGACCGCGCCTGTCTCTTCGTCGCGCAGATAGATGACCTCGCCCGGCGGATCGCTGACGACGTCGTTCGACCAAGGCGTCAAACGGTTCTCGCGGCTATTCACGGACCACGTGAAGCCCGCGCCGGATTCGGAGACCTGAAAGCCGAACGCCTTCTCGTTGGCGATGACGTTGATCCACGGCGCCGGTGTCCACTGGCCCTCGCCGAGTATTGTCACGTATTCGCGGCCGGACTGATCGAAACCGCCGAGCCCGTTGAAAAAACTCAGTTTCGGAAGATCCGGGGAAATCGAAGAATATGGCGTTTCAGACGATTGGGGAACAAAATCCTTCGGCAACGCACCGTCGATGTTCCGTCGCAGTACTTCATCGGAAA contains the following coding sequences:
- a CDS encoding DUF3293 domain-containing protein, which translates into the protein MAANRNFEEIYKAAEYVVEDGKRRFVIRVGETSGELDALLGEYQCETWAFISAHNPRSEELTPEENEARHIDFISYLNDHEYRNFAGYGQSPDGLWTPETSALVVNIARTEAIGIGTLFDQSAILIGRKGFSPELVWCDQGLSE
- a CDS encoding YtxH domain-containing protein produces the protein MNEEKSNFGRNLSYLLIGGGIGAILALLFAPKAGEAFRADIANAARTGIDKTGEFAADLSETAQTAYEDAKLKAGDAYVAVKDKINVGAAALAAMPINVEHAVLDKMDEISAKIAH